The following are from one region of the Camarhynchus parvulus chromosome 3, STF_HiC, whole genome shotgun sequence genome:
- the FLVCR1 gene encoding feline leukemia virus subgroup C receptor-related protein 1 has protein sequence MVEDGGEEEAEGESGEVPAAPLQQQRCNGFLPGKEAAGGGQRAAPAAPEAEEMLAAGGERREARLETRLSRRRLAVLAVFSCYSLVNAFQWIQYSILSNVFAGFYGVSFTQIDWLSMVYMVAYVPLILPATWLLDARGLRLTALLGAGLNALGAWLKCGSLAPQRYPLTLAAQAVCAVAQVFILGLPSRIASVWFGPTEVSTACAVAVLGNQLGTAIGFLLPPVLVPNTPNDIDLMAHNISIMFYGTAIVSTLLFFLAGVVFEEKPKYPPSHSQAVLQTKPPEDYSYKQSIINLFRNIPFILLLISYGIMTGAFYSVSTLLNQMIVTHYEGEEVNAGRIGLTLVVAGMVGSIICGLWLDYTKTYKQTTLIVYILSFIGLLVFTFTLDLGYLIVVFVTGGVLGFFMTGYLPLGFEFAVEITYPESEGTSSGLLNASAQIFGIIFTLVQGKLTTDYSPRAGNIFLCAWIFVGIILTALIKSDLRRHNVNSGIMNLDVKAVPVDSPVEPESTTLKIQSAL, from the exons ATGGTGGAGGACGGCGGCGAGGAGGAGGCGGAGGGGGAGAGCGGGGAGGTGCCGGCGGCGCcgctgcagcagcagcgctgcAATGGCTTCCTGCCTGGCAAggaggcggcgggcggcgggcagCGAGCGGCCCCGGCGGCCCCGGAGGCCGAGGAGATGCTGGCGGCGGGCGGCGAGCGGCGGGAGGCGCGGCTGGAGACGCGGCTGTCGCGGCGGCGGCTGGCGGTGCTGGCCGTGTTTAGTTGCTACTCGCTGGTGAACGCCTTCCAGTGGATCCAGTACAGCATCCTCAGCAACGTCTTCGCCGGCTTCTACGGCGTCTCCTTCACGCAGATCGACTGGCTGTCCATGGTGTACATGGTGGCCTACGTGCCGCTGATCCTGCCGGCCACCTGGCTGCTGGATGCCCGCGGGCTGCGGCTCACGGCGCTGCTGGGCGCGGGGCTCAACGCGCTGGGCGCCTGGCTCAAGTGCGGCAGCCTGGCCCCGCAGCGCTACCCGCTCACGCTGGCCGCCCAGGCCGTGTGCGCCGTGGCCCAGGTCTTcatcctggggctgccctcccGCATCGCCTCCGTCTGGTTCGGCCCCACCGAGGTCTCCACCGCCTGCGccgtggctgtgctgggcaacCAG CTTGGTACTGCAATTGGCTTCCTGCTGCCACCTGTTCTGGTCCCAAATACACCAAATGATATTGATCTTATGGCACACAACATCAGCATCATGTTCTATGGAACAGCGATAGTGTCCACACTTCTGTTCTTCTTAGCAGGAGTTG tgttTGAAGAAAAGCCCAAATACCCTCCCAGTCACTCTCAAGCAGTCCTGCAAACCAAACCTCCTGAGGATTACTCCTACAAGCAGTCCATTATTAACTTGTTCAGAAATATTCCATTTATACTTTTGCTAATCAGTTATG GTATAATGACTGGGGCATTTTACTCTGTCTCCACATTATTAAACCAGATGATAGTAACTCATTATGAG GGAGAAGAAGTGAACGCTGGGAGAATTGGCTTGACACTGGTGGTGGCAGGAATGGTGGGTTCGATTATTTGTGGTTTGTGGCTGGATTACACTAAAACATACAA GCAAACTACTTTGATTGTTTACATTCTCTCTTTCATTGGGTTGCTGGTATTTACCTTCACCCTGGACCTCGGATACCTTATAGTGGTGTTCGTGACTGGAGGAGTGCTTGG GTTCTTCATGACTGGCTATCTTCCACTTGGATTTGAATTTGCTGTGGAAATTACATATCCAGAGTCTGAAGGCACTTCCTCAGGTCTCCTTAATGCATCAGCACAG ATATTCGGAATTATCTTTACACTTGTTCAAGGAAAGCTCACAACAGACTACAGTCCTCGTGCAGGAAACATCTTTCTTTGTGCTTGGATTTTTGTGGGCATTATTTTAACAG ccttaataaaatcagatttgCGAAGACACAATGTGAATTCAGGGATTATGAACTTGGACGTTAAAGCT GTACCAGTTGACAGTCCTGTAGAACCTGAAAGCACTACATTAAAGATTCAGTCAGCTTTATGA